A stretch of the Arachis stenosperma cultivar V10309 chromosome 6, arast.V10309.gnm1.PFL2, whole genome shotgun sequence genome encodes the following:
- the LOC130933988 gene encoding uncharacterized protein LOC130933988: MDGLMRKYGITHKVATAYHPQTNGQVEVSNREIKHVLERIVKPYRKDWSAKLSDALWAYRTAYKTPIAMSPFRLVYGKACHLPVEIKHKAYWAIKECNLSFGRAGVERKLQLAELECLRLEAYDNSRLYKEKMKAIHDKNIRRREFRPGELLLLYNSRLRLLTGKLRSRWDGPYQLEKVEPYGVYHLRHPSCPDIFKVNGHHLKLYHGEQRKNSKEFEVFLLTDGPLEQEL, encoded by the coding sequence ATGGACGGCCTCATGAGAAAGTATGGCATCACACACAAAGTTGCCACGGCCTACCACCCTCAAACAAATGGCCAAGTTGAGGTTTCTAACCGGGAAATTAAACATGTGTTGGAAAGGATTGTGAAGCCGTATAGGAAGGATTGGAGCGCTAAGCTCtccgatgcactttgggcatatcgaACGGCTTACAAAACACCCATTGCCATGAGCCCTTTTAggcttgtatatggtaaagcatgcCATTTACCGGTGGAAATCAAACACAAAGCCTATTGGGCCATAAAGGAATGCAATCTGAGTTTCGGTAGAGCCGGAgtagagagaaagcttcaattggcAGAATTGGAATGCTTGAGATTAGAAGCCTATGACAATTCTAGACtctacaaggaaaagatgaaagccattcatgacaagaacattaggagaagGGAATTTAGACCCGGTGAGCTACTCCTCCTTTACAACTCAAGGTTGAGATTGCTAACCGGAAAGCTTAGATCAAGATGGGATGGACCTTACCAATTAGAGAAAGTAGAACCTTACGGGGTCTACCACTTGCGCCACCCATCATGTCCGGACATTTTCAAGGTGAATGGGCACCATCTCAAATTGTAccatggtgagcaaagaaagaactccaaggaatttgaagtgttcctcTTGACGGATGGACCTCTTGAACAAGAACTTTGA